ACCGCCGTCCGGGCGGGCGATACGGTCGCCTTGCAGATAATCCTGGTTGCCGGGATGGACCATCTCGCGCTTGCCGCCGGGGCCGTGGCCGAACACCGGTTCGCTGATGCCCTTGCGCGGAATGCTGATGCTCTTGGCGTTTTCGATTTCCTTGATGCCGCGGTCGCGCACGGCCTCGGTCACCGAGCGATGGATGGCCGCCCGGAAGCGCCGTAGAAAGCGCTCCCGGTTGGCAATGCTTTTGTTCTTGCCAGACAGTCTACGGTCGATTATCTGATGCAACACGGTCGGCTCTCCTAGTCGGACGGCATCCGGTGAGTCGCTGCTACTATCGGTTCACCTTAGGCCCCGTTAGTAAATAACTTGAACATTTGTGCGGCCGTAGCTGGCGCGCTGCTGCGTTGCCCACCGCTTGCAGTGCTCGCACTGCGGCGCGTCGGGCGCCTTGCATCGCATCCAGCTACGGCCGCCCAAATGCCCAACTTATTCCCTAACGGGTCCTTACGAGGACTTGCGCACGCGCAGATACCATTCGCACAGCAAACGCACCTGCTTCGGCGTATAGCCCTTGCTGACCATGCGATTGACGAAATCCTCGTGCTTGCGCAATTCCTCGTTAGAACCTTTGGCGTTGAATGAGATGACCGGCAGCAGGTCCTCGGTATTCGAGAACATTTTCTTCTCGATCACCACCCGCAGTTTTTCATAACTGGTCCAGAGCGGATTCTTGCCGGCGTTGGAAACCCGCGCCCGCAACACGAAATTCACGATTTCGTTGCGGAAGTCCTTCGGATTGCTGATGCCAGCCGGTTTTTCAATCTTTTCCAGCTCGCCGTTCAGCGCCGCCCGGTCAAAGCTCTCGCCGGTGTCATGGTCGCGGAATTCCTGGTCCTGGATCCAGAAGTCGGCATAGGTTACGTAACGGTCGAAGACGTTCTGGCCGTATTCCGAATACGATTCCAGGTAGGCGGTCTGGATTTCCTTGCCGATAAACTCAGCATAGCGCGTCGCCAGCGTATCCTTGACGTAGGACAGGTACTTTTGCTCCAGCTCTTGCGGGAACTGCTCGCGTTCGATCTGCTGCTCCAGCACATACATCAGATGCACCGGGTTGGCCGCCACCTCAGTCGAATCGAAGTTGAATACGCGCGACAGTATCTTAAAGGCGAAGCGGGTCGAGACCCCGGTCATGCCCTCGTCGACGCCGGCGTAATCGCGGTATTCCTGGAACGACTTGGCCTTGGGGTCGCTGTCTTTCAGGTTGTCGCCGTCATAGACCTGCATTTTCGAGAAGATGCTGGAATTCTCCGGCTCGCCCAGACGCGTCAGTATCGAAAACTGCGCCATCATCTTTAGCGTACCCGGGGCGCAGACCGCCTTGCCCAAGGAAGAGGTGCGGATCAGCTTTTCGTAGATCTTGATTTCTTCCGACACCCGCAAGCAATAAGGCACTTTGACTATATAAATACGGTCCAGCAAAGCTTCATTGTTCTTATTGTTGCGGAAAGCCTTCCATTCCGACTCGTTGGAGTGGGCCAGGATGATGCCGTCGAACGGGATCGCGCCGAAGCCCTCGGTGCCTTTGAAATTGCCTTCCTGGGTCGCGGTCAGCAAAGGGTGCAGCACCTTGATCGGCGCCTTGAACATTTCGACGAATTCCAGCAAGCCCTGGTTCGACAGGCACAGCCCGCCGGAATAGCTGTAAGCGTCGGCATCGTCCTGCGAATATTGCTCCAGCTTGCGGATATCGACCTTGCCGACCAGGGTGGAAATGTCCTGGTTGTTTTCGTCGCCCGGCTCGGTCTTGGAGATCCCGATTTGCCGCAAGATCGAAGGATAGCGCTTAACTACGCGGAATTTCCGTATATCGCCGTTGAATTCGTGCAGCCGCTTGACCGCCCACGGGCTCAGGATGGATTTCAGGTAGCGGCGCGGAATGCCGTATTGCTCTTCCAGGATGGCGCCGTCTTCTTCGTAATCGAACAGACCCAGCGGCGACTCGTTGACCGGCGAGCCTTTGAGGGAATAGAAAGGAACATGTTCCATCAGCTGTTTGAGACGCTCGGCGATGGATGACTTGCCGCCGCCGACCGGACCCAGCAGATAGAGAATTTGCTTACGTTCTTCCAGGCCTTGCGCGGCGTGCCGGAAATAGGCGACCACTTGTTCGATCACCTCTTCCGCGCCGTAGAATTCCTTGAACGCGGGATAAACCTTGAGCACCTTGTTGGCAAAGATGCGCGACAAGGAAGGGTCGTGCCGTGTGTCGACCTGTTGCGGTTCGCCTATCGCCATCAGCATGCGTTCGCCGGCGGTTGCATAACCGCTGGGATCGGTCTTACAAAGCGCTAGATATTCTTCTAGGGAAAATTCTTCTTCTCTGGTTTTGTCGAACCGACTTGCAAAGCTGCTGTAGATATCCATATCACCCCCGCATCAACGATGTTGCGAAAACAAATTGAAGATTACACTATTGAAAGTTCGACCTCTTCGGATACTCGCAGTTCCTTGATCGGCTACTGTCCTTTTCAACCCAGCCCAGAAGAGGATTATTCGATTTGATTCTAATCCTTTTTCTAACTTACAACAGGATTTTCTCCGTTTGTCACATCCTGCTTCTGATTCCACGGTGCCACTTTGAACAAAATTAACATTCCCGGCAGCGCTAAGATGAAGCACAGAATAAAGAAATGGAACCAGCCGGTTTCCGCCACGATATAGCCGACCGAGGAATTGACGAAGGTACGCGGCACCGCAGCGAGGCTGGTGAACAAAGCGTATTGCGTAGCAGTGTAGCGGGGATCGGTGGCGCGCGCGATGAACGCCACGAAAGCGGCAGTGCCGACGCCGACGCCGAAAGCCTCGCCGCCGATCACGATAGCCAGCACCAGCGGATCGGGACCGACCTGGGCCAGCCAGGCAAATCCCAGGATGGTCGCCGCCTGCACCACGCCAAAAATCCATAATGCCCGATTTATTCCGATCTGCACCATCCAGATGCCGCCCACCAGGCCGCCGACCAGGCTGGCCCACAAGCTGGTGGTCTTGGAAATCAGGCCGATCTGAGTCAGGGAAAACCCCAGGTCGATATAAAATTTGGTGGCAAGCGCAGTTGCCATGCTGTCGCCGAGCTTATACAGGAAAATAAAGGCCAGTATCCACAATGCGCTGCGCCAGCCATCCCTGGTGATAAATTCCTGAAACGGCAATACGATGGCTTCCCGCAAATTCTTTGGCGGCGATCCGTATACCGTCGGCTCCTTGATCAGCAAGGTGCAGATCAGCCCCGGCAGCATGAAACCGGCAGTGACCCAGAACACCGCCTGCCAGCTCATGTGATCGGCCAGGAACAGCGACAAGGCGCCCGGCACCATGCCGGCGACCTTATAGGCATTGACGTTGATCGCGGCGCCCAGGCCCTGCTCGCTTTCGGGCAGGATTTCGCGCCGGTAGGCGTCGATCACGATATCCTGGCTGGCCGACAGGAAAGCCACCAGCGCCGCCATGAAGGCGATGGCCGTCACCTGCGAGTGCGGATCGAGCATGCCCATGGCGCCGATGGCGACGAACAGGGTCGCCTGGGTCAGCAGCATCCAGCTGCGCCTGCGGCCGAGTTTGCCGAAGTGGAAGCGATCCATCAGCGGCGACCAGACGAACTTCCAGGTGTAGGGAAACATCACCAGCGCAAACAAACCCAGCGACTTTACATTCAGGCCGGATTTACTCAGCCAGGCTTGCAGCAAACTGAGCAGGATGAACAGCGGCAGGCCCGAACTGAAGCCGAGGAAGGCGCAGATCAGCATGCGCCGGTTGAGATAGTGATGCCAGGGATTTGAAGCTGAAGTCATAGATGCGCCCGCGGCGGCGGGAGTTGTGGACAATCGTGCCGCCCCTGATTTAAGCCATGGGCGGCAGGAATACCCCTTTATTTTTTACGGGTTTATTTCTTGCGAAAGCGGAATACCGCAAGACTACCACGCCAATTGGGCAGCACCGAGATCGGCTGGCCATCGTGGAGCGCTACGCATTCGAGCACTTCCAGGCCGACTTGGTTCGCCAGTTCTTCAAAATCCTTGATGGTGGCGCAGCGCAGGTTGGGAGTGTCATACCATTCATACGGCAGCGACTTCGATACCGGCATGCGGCCGCGCAGCAGCGCCACCCGGTGCGGCCAGTAGGCGAAATTGGGAAAAGAGACGATCGCTTCGCGGCCGACGCGGGCGATATCGCGCAATACGCCCTCCACATTTTTCATCATTTGCAGGGCCGACAGGCAGAGCACCGTGTCGAAGGCATTGTCGGCAAACAGGTTGAGCCCGGCTTCCATGTCTTGCTGGATCACCGAGACGCCGCGCGCCACGCAAGCCGGGATCTTGGCGTCGTCGATTTCGACGCCGTAGCCGGCGCACTGCTTGTCTGACTGCAGATAATCGAGCATGACGCCGTCGCCGCAACCGAGGTCGAGCACCTGCGAATCGCCGCGCACCCAGTGGGCAATAAACGCCAGGTCGGGGCGCAAGCTGCTTAATTGATCAAAGTTCATGTACGGCTCCTACGGCTTCTGTTGCTGCTGTCGATGCGCTTGCCGGCAGCTGGCCCAGCTCTTGCCAGATGCGGTTGTAATATTCGCCCACCACGCTCATGTAGCGCGGATCGTCCAGCAAAAAGGCATCGTGGCCGTGCGGCGCGTCGATCTCGGCGTAGCTGACGCGGCGTTTGTTGTTGACCAGCGCCTGGACGATTTCGCGGCTGCGTTCCGGCGAAAAACGCCAGTCGGTCATGAACGACACCAGCAGGAACTGCGCCTGGGTGCGGCTCAGCGCCTGCGTCAGGTCGCCGCCGAATTCCTTGGCCGGGTCGAAATAGTCGAGCGCCTTGGTGATCAGCAGATAGGTGTTGGCGTCAAAATATTCAGAGAATTTGTCGCCCTGGTAGCGCAGGTAGGATTCGATTTCAAAATCGATGCCGAAGCCGAACTGGTAGGCGCCGGAACGCAGGTCGCGGCCGAACTTCTCGGCCATGTCGTCGTCCGACAGATAGGTGATGTGGCCGACCATGCGCGCCACCCGCAAGCCGTTCTTGGGCACCACGCCGTGCGCGTAATAATCGCCGCCGTGGAAGCCAGGATCGGTCAGGATCGCCTGCCGCGCCACATCGTTGAAGGCGATGTTTTGCGCCGACAGCTTCGGCGTCGAGGCGATCACCACGCAATGGCGCAGACGGGCCGGGTACAGCAGGCTCCAGGCCAGCGCCTGCATGCCGCCCAGCGAACCGCCCATCACCGCGGCGAACTGCACGATCCCGAGCACATCCGCCAGGCGTGCCTGGGCTTGTACCCAGTCTTCCACCGTGACGACGGGGAAGCCGGCGCCGTAAGGCTTGCCGGTAGCGGCGTTGATGTGCATCGGACCGGTAGAGCCGAAGCAGGAACCGAGGTTGTTGACGCCGATGACGAAGAATTTATTGGTATCCAGCGCCTTGCCGGGTCCAACCATGTTGTCCCACCAGCCGACGTTCTTTTCGTCGTCCTGATACACGCCGGCGACGTGGTGCGAGGCGTTCAGCGCATGGCAGACCAGCACGGCATTCGATTTGTCGGCATTCAGGGCGCCATAGGTTTCGTATACCAGCGTGTAATCCGCTAGCAGCGCGCCGCTTTGCAATTGCAGCGGCGTGGCGAAATGCATGGACTGCGGAGCAACTATTCCTTGGGACATGGTCAATTTGCTTGTGTTGTGTAGAAATAAAAAAAGCCCGAGAGCTTTCGCTAATCGGGCTAAATTCTGGGCTTGTACTTCAAGCTCGCTTTAGCCGTATTTATTTGGCATCTACCGGTCCGGAAACCAGGTGATGCCGCGCGCCCGCAAGCTGAGGTGGTGAAACCATTCAAATCGGCGCGATGGGACAAGAATAACCAAGTCGGGGCTTGGCGTCAAACTATGATGGTTTTGTCATTCCATCACAGCATCAGGCCAGCATGCGCATCTGGCTGACTGCGGTGGCAATCGCGCTGGGTTCGGTGTTACGCAGGATTTTCTTGGTTTGCAGCGTCAGGCCGTCGAGGTCGCTGTTCAGCACTTCCTGCTTCACCGCCAGCAATTGCGCCGGATGCATGGAAAATTCAAGCAAACCCATGCCCAGCAGCAAACGCGTGAATTTGACGTCGCCCGCCATTTCGCCGCATACCGAGACTGGAATCCCGGCCTTGCGACCGAGCGCGATCACGGTCGACAACAGGAACAGGACGGCTGGATGCAAGGGGTTGTACAGGTGCGCGACCTCATGGTCGACGCGATCGATGGCCAAGGTGTACTGGATCAGGTCATTGGTCCCGATTGACAAAAAATCCATACGCTTGATGAACATCGGCAAGGCTAGCGCCGCCGCCGGGATCTCGATCATGGCGCCGATCTTGATGGCTTCGTCAAACTTGACGCAGTCATCGCGCAGCTGCTGCTTGGCCTGCTCGATCATGGCCAGGGTCTGGTCGATTTCAAACGCGTGCGCCAGCATCGGGATCAGCAGCTTGACCTGGCCGAAGGCGGAAGCGCGCAAGATCGCCCGCAGTTGCGTCAGGAACAATTGCGGCTCAGCCAGGCAATAGCGGATGGCGCGCAAGCCCAGCGCCGGGTTGAGCGCGGTCTGCTCATCGTTGTTGAGCGGCTTGTCGGCGCCGACGTCGAGCGTGCGGATGGTCACCGGCCGGCCTTTCATCGCCACCACCGCCTGCCGGTAGGATTCGAACTGCTCGTCCTCGGTCGGCAAGGCGTGCTGGGTGCCGATGCGGCCCATGAACAGGAATTCCGAGCGGAACAGGCCGACGCCGTTGGCGCCGGATTCCATCGCCGCCGCGCAGTCGCTCGGCAGTTCGATATTCGCCAGCAAGGTGATTTCGGTGCCGTCCAGCGTTACCGCTCGGGTTTTCTTGATCTTGCCGAGCTTTCTGCGCGAACGCAGCAGATGTACCTGGCGCTCGCGGTATTGCTTGAGTATCACGGTGGCCGGATCGACGATCACCACGCCGGCGTCGCCGTCGATGATGATCCAGTCGTCCTGCTTGATCAGGCGCGAGGCATTGTTCATGCCGACCGCGGCCGGGATATCCAGGCTGCGGGCGACGATCGCGGTATGCGAATTCTGGCCGCCGAGATCGGTCACGAAGCCGGCGAAAGCGCGGTCGCGGAACTGCAGCATGTCGGCCGGGGAGATATCGTAAGCCACCACAACGATGTTGGCGAACGAAGCGCCGTCGCTGTCGACTTCGGGCAAGCGGGTGGAGGTGCCGGTCAAGACTTTCAGCAAGCGCTCGCCGACCTGCAGCACATCCATCTTGCGTTCACGCAGGTAAGGGTCTTCGATTTCATCGAACTGGTTCGACAACTCGTCGATCTGGGTCACCAGCGCCCACTCGGCGTTGTACTGGCGGTTGCGGACAATATCGAGCGACATCTCGGCCAGCATCGGATCGGAAAGGATCAGCAGGTGGACGTCGACAAACGCGCCCAGCTCGGGCGGCGACTCTTTCGGCAGATCATTGCGGATGGTTTGCAGTTCGGTACGCACGGCGGCGACCGCGTCCTGCAGCCGCTGGACTTCGGCTTCGACCTCGGTTTCGCCAATCAGGTAGTGCTTGACGTCCATCGCAGCCGGCGCCAACAGGTGTGCGCGGCCGATCGCGATGCCGCGTGAAACCGGAATGCCGTGTAAGGTAAAGGATGCCATCTGGTCACCGCTGTATAAAGATAGATAGAGATAAATGCGGAACCGGGTTAGCTGACAGACGGGCGTTACTCGCCTTCGCCAAACTTATCCTGAATTAACTGGTTTAAGGCATCAAAACAGGCTTTTTCATCCTCACCGTCGGCTTCCAGCAAGATCGTGCTGCCCTTGCCGGCCGCCAGCATCATCACGCCCATGATGGATTTGGCGTTGACGCGGCGTTTGTTGCGGGTCATCCAGACTTCACATTTGAACTTGCTGGCCAGTTGGGTAAATTTGGCTGAGGCACGTGCATGCAAGCCAAGCTTGTTGATAATTTCGATTTCTTGTTGAATCATTTTGTCTTTTAATAATGTTAACTATCTTAACTATCAGCTCTAGGCGCGCGTAAATCCGTTCCTGCCATCTGTTATCAATGTGATACACGAACCCGGTTATCCACCCTTACCGCACCGCCCTGGCCGCCGGCCAGCGCCATTTCGGTCACCACGTCGAGCGTATCGTTACGGTAAGTCAAGGCGCGCAGCAGCATCGGCAAGCTGATGCCGGCAATCACCTGGGTCTGGTTGCCGCTGCAAAACGGCAACGTACAATTGGAAGGCGTGCCACCCATGACGTCGGTAATCACCAGTACGCCGGAGCCGTCGTCCAGGCGGGCCGCGGCCTGCTTGGCGAGTTTTTGCACTTCCATCGGATTCTGGTCGGCGATAACGTCGATCGCTTCCAGCCGTTCGGGTGTATGACGAAACACGTGAGAGGCAGCTGCGATGAATGCCTGGCCCAGCGGAGCGTGGGTTAAAAGAAGAATGCCAATCATAGTTTCACTCGAATCCGCAGCGCGGACTATCCCGGTTTACAACGGTTTTACTGCAACACTTACAGCGCACCGGCAAGCTGCCGGCGCTGACGAAACACTACACCAGCTCAGGCCAGGGCTGCTTCCAGCGCATCAATGAACATCTCGGCAACATCAAAACCGGCTTGCTGCTTAATTTCCTGAAAGCAAGTCGGGCTGGTGACATTGACCTCGGTCAAATAGTCGCCGATCACATCTAATCCTACCAGTAACAAGCCGCGCTGTGCCAGCACCGGCCCAAGTGCTTCGCCGATTTCGCGGTCGCGCGCAGTCAGCGGCTGGGCCACGCCGATGCCGCCCGCCGCCAGGTTGCCGCGCACTTCGCTGCCCTGCGGGATCCGCGCCAGCGAAAACGGCACCACTTTACCGCCGATCACCAGCACTCGCTTGTCGCCGGCGACAATCTCAGGGATGAAACGCTGGATCATGATGGTGCGCTGGCCGTTGTCGGTCAGGGTTTCAATGATCGAGCCCAGGTTCAGGCCGTCCTGCCGGACCCGGAAAATCCCGGCGCCGCCCATGCCGTCGAGCGGCTTCAGGATCACATCCTGGTGTTCTTCGTGGAAAGCGCGCAGGCGCGCCGCGTCGCGCGTCACCAGGGTCGGCGAAGTGTATTTCGAGAACTGTGCGATGGCCAGTTTTTCATTATGGTCGCGGATTGCCTGCGGCTTGTTGAAGACGCGCGCGCCCTGGGTTTCCGCCAGTTCCAGCAGATAGGTGGTGTAAATGTATTCCATGTCGAAAGGCGGATCCTTGCGCAGCAGGATCGCATCGAATTCCGACAGGAACATGGCCGCCGGCGCACTGGCGCGGAACCAATCCTTGGCGTCGCCTGTCAGGGTCACCTTGACCACATTGGCGGTCACGATCCCGCTTTCCAGCGCCATGTCTTTTTGCTCGAAGGCATAGATCGTATGGCCGCGTTTGACCGCTTCCACCATCATGGCGTAAGTCGAATCCTTATACGTCTTGAAGGTGTTGAGCGGATCGGCGAGGAAAGCGATTTTCATATTTTCGGCCTTATGGTTGCTGAGGTCAGGACAAACTGATGATTAATATTCTTCAGGGTTCGGATCGGTCTTTTCCATTTCCAGCGAAGCCGCCAGCAAACCGAGGCGCGCTACCACGCCATACATATAGAAGCGGTTCGGTGCGGTCGTGCCCGGCTTGGCCAGCATGTCTGGCAAAGCGTGCTGCTGGGCAAACGCCAGCGGCACGAAATGGGCGCCCGGCGCATTCAGGTTTTCATTGATGCCGCGCTCCGCGTGCACACGGTAAAAACCGCCGACGACATAACGGTCGATCATGTACACCACAGGCTCCGCTACCGCGTCGTTGATGTGTTCGAAAGTATGCACGCCTTCCTGGATGATCAGGTCATGGATCTCGCCGCCGGTCTTGCCGAGCGACAGTTTCTCGCGTTGCTTGCGGCTCAGCTCCTTGATCTGGCTGACATCGGTCACGCTCATCACGCCCATGTCGTCGGTGCCGGCGTCGGCCTTGACGATCACGAACGGCTTTTCGGTGATGCCGTATTCCTTGTATTTCTTGCGGATCTTCGCCAGCAGCGAACTGACGCTGGCCGCCAGCTTGTCGTCGCCGTCGGTGGCCTGGAAATCGACCTGGTCGACCTTGGCGAAAAACGGGTTCAGCATCCACGGATCGACATCGATAAGCTTGGCGAATTTCTTCACCACTTCGTCGTAAGCCGTGAAATGGTTGCTTTTGCGGCGCACAGTCCAGCCGGCATGCAACGGCGGCAAGACATTTTGCTCGTTGAGGTTTTCCAGGATCGCCGGCGTACCGGACGACAGGTCGTTGTTCAGCAAAATGGTGCAGGGATCGAAGTTCTTCAGCCCCAGGCGGCGGCCATTGGCGGAGCGCTCCAGCGGCTCCAGCGTGATGGTGCTACCGTCCGGCAATTCGATGGTTTGCGGCTCCTTGACATCCTCCGCCAGCGAACCGAGCCGCACATGCAGACCGGTCTGGCGGAACACCTGCATCAGCCGCGCGACGTTTTGCAGATAGAAAGTATTACGTGTGTTCAGCTCCGGCAGCAGCAACAGGTTCTTGGCGTCCGGACAATATTTTTCAATGGCCGCCATCGCCGCCTGTATCGCTAGCGGCAGCATTTCCGGCGACAGATTGCTGAAGCCGCCCGGGAACAGATTGGTATCCACCGGGGCCAGCTTGTAACCGGAATTGCGCAGGTCGACCGAGCAATAGAACGGCGGCGTGTGCTCCTGCCACTCCATCCGGAACCAGCGCTCGATAGCCGGGGTAGCTGCGAGGATTTTCTTTTCTAGATCGAGCAACGGGCCATTCAGGGCCGTGACGAGATGCGGAACCATATAAAACTTTCTTTTGGAAACGATGTAGCGTGTGCAAATGCGTTGCTGCCAACCAAAGAAGCGTATTTCAAGACTTCCAAGGCAAGCCGCCGATTCTAACGGGAAATGCATTATTTCGCCGGTAACCCGCCGCAATGTTGCGTAAATGGCGCGATGGTTGCCCGGTGAGGCCGATTAGCTCACTTTACATCGGGCCACTAGCGGATTTTTAAAGCCCTCCGATTGACAAAAAGCGCAGTGAAACATCCCACCTCTGCGGTATATTCGTAACAGACAGGAATTATCTTATATACAACACAAAGCCCATATGTCATTTTATATGCATCACGCTTTATTCAATGAGGCAGTATTTTTATAACACAGGTTAATTCCGGAAAAAGTAATGATAAGGTATATACCTTGTAATTATTTTATGGGGATTTGCCATGACTAAAGAGGCCGTTTTCACCATGAAGATCGAATCAGAACTGCGCGACAAGTTCATGGCCGAAGCCGCGGCAGCGCATCGGCCGGCGTCGCAAATCGTGCGCGAATTCATGCGCGAGTTTGTGCAGCGCCAGACTGAAGCCCGGGAATATGACGCCTTCCTGCTGCGCAAGGTTGAGGCCGCCCGGACAGACATGCAGGCCGGACGCAGCAGCTCAAATGACGAGGTCGAGGCTGAATTCGCTCGGCGCCGCACTGAATTGCCGGGCAAAGCGGGCGCGAACAAGAGGTGAATGTTCATTGGGTAGGCGAAGCTGAGCAAGATCGCAGCGATATCCTGGATTACATTGCGGAGCAGGATCTGGCGGCTGCAATCAGGTTGGATGAATTGTTCAGCCAGGCCGCCCTCAACCTGGCACAGTTCCCGTTCTCAGGAAAGGCCGGCAGCATTCCCGATACGCGCGGACTGATCCCGCATGAAAGCTAGTGCAGTGTTTCACATGTAATAGCGCTTGCTGTACGGGATCGTCAATGAGAGCGTCTGGATTCTCGCTTTGGTGCATACAGCGCAGTGATGGCCGCCTGCTAGACGCCAGATGCTTGCCAAATTACTCGGGCTTAGATTTGCTTGTACATGAAACTTGTATCGGTCAGCTTGCCCGCCGTCGAACGCGCATAGTCCGGAATGATGCCGGCCAGTTCAAACCCCATGGAACTGTACAAGGACTCGGCGGCATCGCCGGTACGGGTGTCGAGAATCAGCAAGGAGCGGCCGTCGGCCCGGGCGATCGCCTCAGCCTGCTGCATCAATAGGCGCGCCACTCCCTTGCGTCTCGCATCAGGATGCACCAGCAACTTGGAAATCTCGGCGCGATGATGGCCATTGGCGGGCGTCGCCAGCACGACCTGCACGGTGCCGACCACCTCGCCGGCAAAGCGCGCCACTAGCAGCCGGCGGCCACCGCTTACCAGCGAGCCGCTGACGCCGTACCAGAAGGAAAAGGCATCTTCGGCAGCCGGCGTGTCGACGAAGCCGATGCTGGCGCCATTTGCCACGCAAGCCATCAGGATATCGGTGAGCGGCCCCACTACACTATCGAACTGGTCAGCCCTGACGTCTTCCACCGTACAGGCGCTCAAGCGTTGCGGGGTGCTGGTCGGGTCCATGGAAATCTCCTGAATCTGCTGTTCTTAAACTGGAAACAAAAAATCCCAGGCGATGGCTATCGACCCGGGATTGTGCAAGACGCCGATCGAACCGCCGGATAGCGGTATTCTGCTATCCGGCCAGATCAGGCAAGGCTTGACCGTGACGTCTTAATCACACATCTCAATCATGGTAGGCAGACTCGCCATGGCTGGAGATATCCAGGCCTTCGCGCTCTTCTTCTTCAGTCACACGCAAGCCCATGACGATATCGACCAGCTTGAATGCAATCAGCGATACCACGCCCGACCAGACCAGCGTCGTCAGCACACCTTCGAACTGGATCCACAGCTGGCCAGGGATCGAATA
The sequence above is a segment of the Collimonas sp. PA-H2 genome. Coding sequences within it:
- a CDS encoding PrkA family serine protein kinase translates to MDIYSSFASRFDKTREEEFSLEEYLALCKTDPSGYATAGERMLMAIGEPQQVDTRHDPSLSRIFANKVLKVYPAFKEFYGAEEVIEQVVAYFRHAAQGLEERKQILYLLGPVGGGKSSIAERLKQLMEHVPFYSLKGSPVNESPLGLFDYEEDGAILEEQYGIPRRYLKSILSPWAVKRLHEFNGDIRKFRVVKRYPSILRQIGISKTEPGDENNQDISTLVGKVDIRKLEQYSQDDADAYSYSGGLCLSNQGLLEFVEMFKAPIKVLHPLLTATQEGNFKGTEGFGAIPFDGIILAHSNESEWKAFRNNKNNEALLDRIYIVKVPYCLRVSEEIKIYEKLIRTSSLGKAVCAPGTLKMMAQFSILTRLGEPENSSIFSKMQVYDGDNLKDSDPKAKSFQEYRDYAGVDEGMTGVSTRFAFKILSRVFNFDSTEVAANPVHLMYVLEQQIEREQFPQELEQKYLSYVKDTLATRYAEFIGKEIQTAYLESYSEYGQNVFDRYVTYADFWIQDQEFRDHDTGESFDRAALNGELEKIEKPAGISNPKDFRNEIVNFVLRARVSNAGKNPLWTSYEKLRVVIEKKMFSNTEDLLPVISFNAKGSNEELRKHEDFVNRMVSKGYTPKQVRLLCEWYLRVRKSS
- a CDS encoding AmpG family muropeptide MFS transporter; amino-acid sequence: MTSASNPWHHYLNRRMLICAFLGFSSGLPLFILLSLLQAWLSKSGLNVKSLGLFALVMFPYTWKFVWSPLMDRFHFGKLGRRRSWMLLTQATLFVAIGAMGMLDPHSQVTAIAFMAALVAFLSASQDIVIDAYRREILPESEQGLGAAINVNAYKVAGMVPGALSLFLADHMSWQAVFWVTAGFMLPGLICTLLIKEPTVYGSPPKNLREAIVLPFQEFITRDGWRSALWILAFIFLYKLGDSMATALATKFYIDLGFSLTQIGLISKTTSLWASLVGGLVGGIWMVQIGINRALWIFGVVQAATILGFAWLAQVGPDPLVLAIVIGGEAFGVGVGTAAFVAFIARATDPRYTATQYALFTSLAAVPRTFVNSSVGYIVAETGWFHFFILCFILALPGMLILFKVAPWNQKQDVTNGENPVVS
- the metW gene encoding methionine biosynthesis protein MetW codes for the protein MNFDQLSSLRPDLAFIAHWVRGDSQVLDLGCGDGVMLDYLQSDKQCAGYGVEIDDAKIPACVARGVSVIQQDMEAGLNLFADNAFDTVLCLSALQMMKNVEGVLRDIARVGREAIVSFPNFAYWPHRVALLRGRMPVSKSLPYEWYDTPNLRCATIKDFEELANQVGLEVLECVALHDGQPISVLPNWRGSLAVFRFRKK
- a CDS encoding homoserine O-acetyltransferase; the protein is MSQGIVAPQSMHFATPLQLQSGALLADYTLVYETYGALNADKSNAVLVCHALNASHHVAGVYQDDEKNVGWWDNMVGPGKALDTNKFFVIGVNNLGSCFGSTGPMHINAATGKPYGAGFPVVTVEDWVQAQARLADVLGIVQFAAVMGGSLGGMQALAWSLLYPARLRHCVVIASTPKLSAQNIAFNDVARQAILTDPGFHGGDYYAHGVVPKNGLRVARMVGHITYLSDDDMAEKFGRDLRSGAYQFGFGIDFEIESYLRYQGDKFSEYFDANTYLLITKALDYFDPAKEFGGDLTQALSRTQAQFLLVSFMTDWRFSPERSREIVQALVNNKRRVSYAEIDAPHGHDAFLLDDPRYMSVVGEYYNRIWQELGQLPASASTAATEAVGAVHEL
- the ptsP gene encoding phosphoenolpyruvate--protein phosphotransferase, coding for MASFTLHGIPVSRGIAIGRAHLLAPAAMDVKHYLIGETEVEAEVQRLQDAVAAVRTELQTIRNDLPKESPPELGAFVDVHLLILSDPMLAEMSLDIVRNRQYNAEWALVTQIDELSNQFDEIEDPYLRERKMDVLQVGERLLKVLTGTSTRLPEVDSDGASFANIVVVAYDISPADMLQFRDRAFAGFVTDLGGQNSHTAIVARSLDIPAAVGMNNASRLIKQDDWIIIDGDAGVVIVDPATVILKQYRERQVHLLRSRRKLGKIKKTRAVTLDGTEITLLANIELPSDCAAAMESGANGVGLFRSEFLFMGRIGTQHALPTEDEQFESYRQAVVAMKGRPVTIRTLDVGADKPLNNDEQTALNPALGLRAIRYCLAEPQLFLTQLRAILRASAFGQVKLLIPMLAHAFEIDQTLAMIEQAKQQLRDDCVKFDEAIKIGAMIEIPAAALALPMFIKRMDFLSIGTNDLIQYTLAIDRVDHEVAHLYNPLHPAVLFLLSTVIALGRKAGIPVSVCGEMAGDVKFTRLLLGMGLLEFSMHPAQLLAVKQEVLNSDLDGLTLQTKKILRNTEPSAIATAVSQMRMLA
- a CDS encoding HPr family phosphocarrier protein; protein product: MIQQEIEIINKLGLHARASAKFTQLASKFKCEVWMTRNKRRVNAKSIMGVMMLAAGKGSTILLEADGEDEKACFDALNQLIQDKFGEGE
- a CDS encoding PTS sugar transporter subunit IIA — encoded protein: MIGILLLTHAPLGQAFIAAASHVFRHTPERLEAIDVIADQNPMEVQKLAKQAAARLDDGSGVLVITDVMGGTPSNCTLPFCSGNQTQVIAGISLPMLLRALTYRNDTLDVVTEMALAGGQGGAVRVDNRVRVSH